From a single Nostoc sp. MS1 genomic region:
- a CDS encoding DUF6760 family protein, producing MYEEVAFIAYHFHWSQDDILNLEHSYRQRWVTEINKINEKLI from the coding sequence TTGTATGAGGAGGTAGCTTTTATTGCTTATCATTTTCATTGGTCACAAGATGATATTTTAAATTTAGAACACAGTTACCGCCAGCGATGGGTAACAGAAATTAATAAAATTAACGAAAAATTAATATGA
- a CDS encoding phage tail assembly protein, protein MSRKQDHLYTEFDFTLPRGLIDSQNRVHRHGKMRLATAKDEILVQKERKVQETPAYGDLVMLSRVITRLGSFNTVSLDVLEGLLLHDIAYLREFYNRINQQGNIHIPTQCPHCNTQFSVELELAEKP, encoded by the coding sequence ATGTCTCGTAAACAGGATCATCTATATACAGAATTTGACTTTACTCTTCCGCGAGGTTTGATTGATAGCCAAAACCGCGTACATCGTCATGGCAAAATGCGTTTAGCCACCGCCAAAGATGAAATTTTGGTACAAAAAGAACGCAAAGTACAAGAAACTCCTGCTTATGGTGATTTAGTCATGTTATCTCGTGTCATTACACGTTTAGGGAGTTTTAACACTGTTAGTCTTGATGTCCTCGAAGGATTGCTATTACATGACATTGCATACTTAAGAGAATTTTACAATCGAATTAATCAGCAAGGTAATATACATATTCCTACTCAGTGTCCTCACTGTAACACTCAGTTTTCTGTAGAGCTAGAACTGGCGGAAAAGCCATAA